The following proteins are encoded in a genomic region of Anomalospiza imberbis isolate Cuckoo-Finch-1a 21T00152 unplaced genomic scaffold, ASM3175350v1 scaffold_93, whole genome shotgun sequence:
- the LOC137467976 gene encoding uncharacterized protein: protein MITTAIETRFKRVTEEKAVIDSLQNLVEVLQKELEHERSLREEREKRVSKEKAVIDSLQTLVEVLQKELEYERSLREGRDKNLKHVESPKEVEEKEARHIKHIYPQKELVHIQNCGESCCSNLRPLIKTEYNFINEEDFDPHITTKEIPCTATELAKLKKEYSRLPQESETEYVFRVSLTGGDQIKLSEQEASGYWGHGVFLTTGNTRAPWSLTQRAAYWAGGLSPLERGDPLAITGTPDQLLENIHKAACLQMIHERTLISGYESPMQLPVKPEIMPPLIRGLPESLKPTAILLQKTIASITPVDRLDRFLGNPTDQTGSTSPSFTSLTTPAQPLSVQSDNSHKVWTWSQVAEELISYSRKYGSVNLPDDKPEKTRGVRHIVSPNEKPEKGKQISSTDESSPEDFVTTLQTLLMEYSRRQS, encoded by the exons ATGattacaactg CCATTGAAACCCGTTTTAAACGGGTGACTGAAGAGAAGGCAGTCATAGACTCCTTGCAAAATTTGGTAGAAGTTTTGCAGAAGGAATTAGAACATGAAAGGAGTCTTagagaagagagggagaaacgggtgagcaaagaaaaagcagtaatagaCTCCCTACAAACCCTAgtagaagttttgcagaaagaattagaataTGAAAGAAGTCTTAGAGAAGGGAGagataaaaacttaaaacatgtagaatcaccaaaagaagtagaagagaaagaagcacGCCACATTAAACACATATACCCCCAGAAAGAATTGGTACACATACAAAATTGTGGAGAATCTTGTTGTTCCAATTTGAGACCtctcattaaaacagaatacaattttataaatgaagagGATTTTGACCCTCACATTACCACAAAAGAAATACCATGCACTGCCACTGAATTagccaaattaaagaaagaatattcacGTCTCCCTCAAGAATCAGAGACAGAATATGTGTTTAGAGTCTCACTCACTGGAGGAGACCAAATTAAATTAAGTGAGCAAGAAGCCAGTGGCTATTGGGGACATGGAGTTTTCTTAACAACAGGAAATACTCGAGCTCCATGGTCCCTGACACAGCGCGCAGCTTACTGGGCAGGGGGACTTAGCCCCCTTGAAAGAGGGGACCCTCTAGCCATTACCGGCACGCCAGATCAACTTTTAGAAAACATTCACAAAGCTGCCTGCTTGCAAATGATACATGAAAGAACACTGATTTCTGGCTATGAATCACCTATGCAATTGCCAGTAAAACCTGAAATAATGCCACCTCTAATTCGAGGTCTCCCTGAGTCCCTTAAACCAACTGCAATCCTCCTTCAGAAAACCATTGCATCTATCACCCCTGTAGACAGGCTAGATAGATTTCTTGGCAATCCTACTGACCAAACTGGTTCCACTAGCCCAAGCTTCACGTCTCTTACAACTCCAGCCCAACCTTTAAGCGTACAATCTGATAATAGCCATAAAGTGTGGACGTGGAGCCAAGTTGCAGAAGAGTTAATTAGTTACAGCAGAAAATATGGATCAGTGAATCTCCCAGATGATAAGCCTGAAAAAACCAGAGGGGTCAGGCACATTGTTTCTCCAaatgaaaaaccagaaaagggGAAACAGATCTCTA gcactgatgAGTCGAGCCCTGAAGACTTTGTGACAACGCTGCAGACCTTGCTGATGGAGTACTCTCGTCGCCAGTCGTGA